The following coding sequences are from one Lolium rigidum isolate FL_2022 chromosome 6, APGP_CSIRO_Lrig_0.1, whole genome shotgun sequence window:
- the LOC124659842 gene encoding ubiquitin carboxyl-terminal hydrolase 7-like, whose product MVTVSVKWQKQVFSDIEIDTSQSPFVFKAQLYALTGVPPERQKIMVKGGILKDDADWSTLAVKNGQKLMMIGTADEIVRAPEKSPVFVEDLPEEEQAAALGHSAGLYNLGNTCYMNSTLQCLHSVPELKSALLSYSDNVRGTGVDQTSHSLTVATRNTFGELDQSVRPVAPLHFLQMLRKKYPQFAQQQNNVYMQQDAEECWTQLVYTLSQTLTSEASEPTASQMKELFGIDLVSRVHCAESGEESSEAESVYSLKCHISHDVNHLHEGLKHGLKTELEKVSPSLGRTAVYTRESRINDLPRYLTVQFVRFFWKRESNQKAKILRKVDYPLELDVYDFCSDELKQKLQAPRQVMRDAENAKFGLKVQGKTNSLKDIEGSSTSAGESSSMDIDKADSSIPKKQITGVYDLIAVLTHKGRSADSGHYVGWVKQDDGKWIEFDDDNPSIRKEEEILKLSGGGDWHMAYICLYKARVI is encoded by the exons ATGGTGACCG TAAGTGTGAAATGGCAGAAGCAGGTCTTTTCAGACATAGAGATTGACACCAGCCAGTCTCCCTTCGTTTTCAAGGCCCAGTTGTACGCACTGACTGGTGTACCCCCAGAACGGCAAAAAATTATGGTGAAGGGTGGAATATTGAAG GATGATGCAGATTGGTCTACTTTGGCAGTGAAAAAT GGTCAAAAGTTGATGATGATAGGTACGGCTGATGAGATTGTGAGAGCTCCAGAGAAAAGTCCAGTGTTCGTTGAAGATCTACCAGAAGAAGAGCAAGCTGCTGCATTG GGGCACAGTGCTGGTCTCTATAACCTGGGGAATACATGTTACATGAATTCCACTTTGCAATGTCTGCATTCTGTTCCAGAGCTAAAGTCAGCATTACTGAG TTACTCAGATAATGTGAGAGGTACTGGTGTGGATCAAACTTCCCATAGTTTAACAGTTGCTACCCGTAATACTTTTGGAGAGCTTGATCAAAGCGTTCGACCAGTTGCACCTCTACACTTCTTACAG ATGCTGCGGAAAAAATACCCCCAGTTTGCCCAGCAGCAAAATAATGTTTACATGCAACAG GATGCGGAAGAATGCTGGACGCAGTTGGTGTACACACTTTCTCAAACTCTTACATCAGAAGCAAG TGAACCTACTGCCAGTCAGATGAAAGAGCTTTTTGGGATTGATCTTGTGAGCAG GGTACACTGTGCAGAAAGCGGTGAGGAGAGTTCAGAGGCAGAGTCAGTTTATTCTCTGAAGTGCCATATATCTCATGATGTGAACCACCTTCATGAAGGACTGAAGCAT GGTTTGAAGACAGAACTTGAGAAAGTTTCGCCATCACTTGGTCGAACTGCTGTTTACACAAGAGAGTCAAGAATAAACGACTTGCCTAG GTACTTGACTGTGCAGTTTGTTCGATTCTTTTGGAAAAgggagtcaaaccaaaaggcaaagATTTTACGT AAAGTGGATTATCCCCTGGAACTTGATGTATACGACTTCTGCTCAGATGAACTGAAACAAAAGCTCCAGGCTCCTCGACAG GTGATGAGAGATGCAGAAAATGCCAAGTTTGGTTTGAAAGTACAGGGGAAAACAAACAGCTTAAAAGATATCGAG GGCTCATCAACTAGTGCCGGAGAATCATCTAGCATGGACATTGACAAAG CTGATTCTTCTATACCAAAGAAACAAATAACTGGGGTCTATGATTTAATTGCTGTCTTGACGCACAAAGGAAGAAGTGCAGATTCTGGCCACTACGTTGGCTGGGTTAAGCAAGATGACG GAAAATGGATCGAGTTTGATGATGACAACCCAAGCATACGCAAGGAAGAGGAGATTTTGAAACTATCGGGCGGAG GTGACTGGCACATGGCTTACATCTGCCTGTACAAAGCTCGTGTTATCTGA